A single window of Rhodamnia argentea isolate NSW1041297 chromosome 5, ASM2092103v1, whole genome shotgun sequence DNA harbors:
- the LOC115751788 gene encoding calcium and calcium/calmodulin-dependent serine/threonine-protein kinase-like, translating to MGEETRRLSDDYEVVDVLGRGGFSVVRRGVSKLSGDGREVAIKTLKRLGLSTPPATVPAKKQFASLTFPMWKQVPISDALLTNEILVMRRIVENVSPHDNVIDLYDVCEDQSGVHLILELCSGGELFDRIVDRKRYSEAEAAAVVLQIARGLDALHRANIVHRDLKPENCLFLNKREDSPLKIMDFGLSSVEESDPVIGLFGSIDYVSPEALCQGTITTKSDMWSLGVILYILLSGYPPFIAPSNRQKQQMIMRGEFSFDERTWKNISSSAKELISSLLTVDPSRRPSTLDLLNHPWVIGDLAKEEQMDPEVVSRLQSFNARRKLRAAAIASVWSSTIFLRTKKLKSLLGSHDLSKEELENLRVNFKKICANGDNATLSEFEEVLKAMNMSSLVPLAPRIFDLFDNNRDGTVDMREILCGFSSLRNSRGDDALRLCFEMYDADRSGCITKEEVASMLRALPDDCLPTDITEPGKLDEIFDQMDANSDGKVTFEEFKAAMQRDSSLQDVVLSSLRPS from the exons ATGGGCGAAGAAACAAGAAGGCTCTCTGATGACTATGAAGTGGTTGATGTCCTCGGCAGAGGAGGATTCTCGGTGGTCAGGAGAGGCGTCTCCAAATTGAGCGGAGATGGAAGAGAAGTCGCCATCAAGACGCTCAAGAGGCTCGGCCTGTCGACTCCGCCGGCAACAGTCCCCGCAAAGAAGCAGTTTGCTTCGCTGACATTCCCCATGTGGAAGCAAGTGCCCATTTCTGATGCCCTCCTGACCAATGAGATCCTGGTCATGAGAAGGATAGTTGAGAATGTTTCCCCTCACGACAATGTTATCGACCTCTACGATGTGTGTGAGGACCAGAGTGGGGTCCATCTGATCCTCGAGCTCTGCTCTGGCGGGGAGTTGTTTGACCGGATCGTGGATCGGAAGAGGTACTCGGAGGCGGAAGCAGCTGCTGTCGTCCTGCAGATCGCCCGGGGCCTGGATGCTCTCCACAGGGCCAATATTGTGCACCGGGATTTGAAGCCAGAGAATTGCCTGTTCTTGAACAAGCGCGAGGATTCGCCACTGAAGATCATGGATTTTGGGCTGAGCTCCGTGGAGGAATCCGACCCAGTTATCGGATTGTTCGGCTCGATAGATTATGTGTCACCAGAGGCTCTCTGTCAAGGAACAATAACAACTAAGAGTGACATGTGGTCTTTGGGAGTCATTCTATATATTCTACTCTCAGG GTATCCGCCATTCATTGCCCCGTCCAACCGGCAAAAGCAGCAGATGATAATGAGA GGAGAGTTCAGCTTCGATGAAAGGACCTGGAAGAACATTTCTTCGTCAGCAAAAGAACTAATTTCCAGCCTCCTGACTGTGGATCCTAGCAGGAGACCGAGCACCCTCGAT CTTCTCAATCATCCGTGGGTAATCGGTGACTTGGCCAAGGAGGAGCAGATGGACCCTGAAGTCGTTTCGAGGCTGCAGAGCTTCAATGCCAGGCGCAAATTGCGTGCAGCGGCGATCGCGAGCGTGTGGAGCAGCACCATATTCCTGAGGACTAAGAAGCTGAAATCTCTGCTCGGGTCGCATGACCTTTCGAAAGAGGAACTTGAGAATCTTAGGgtcaatttcaagaaaat ATGCGCTAATGGAGACAATGCCACCCTATCAGAATTCGAAGAGGTTCTGAAAGCGATGAACATGTCATCGTTAGTCCCCCTGGCGCCTCGCATCTTCGACCTATTTGACAACAATCGTGATGGAACCGTCGATATGAGAGAGATACTGTGCGGCTTCTCCAGCCTCAGGAACTCCCGTGGTGACGACGCTCTACGCCTGTGCTTCGAG ATGTACGATGCAGATCGATCCGGGTGCATCACCAAGGAAGAAGTGGCTTCCATGCTTAGG GCTTTGCCCGACGATTGCCTTCCCACGGACATCACTGAACCGGGAAAGCTAGATGAGATATTCGACCAGATGGATGCCAACAGCGACGGGAAAGTCACCTTTGAAGAGTTCAAGGCGGCAATGCAGAGAGACAGCTCCCTACAAGATGTCGTGCTCTCTTCTCTTCGTCCGTCATAG
- the LOC115753696 gene encoding ETHYLENE INSENSITIVE 3-like 1 protein: MGILEEMGFCSNIDFLSVHPQEADTEQENEAVMEEDYSDEEVDVDELERRMWRDRMLLRHLKEQSKNKEAPDSAKQRQSQEQARRKKMSRAQDGILKYMLKMMEVCKAQGFVYGIIPEKGKPVSGASDNLRAWWKEKVRFDRNGPAAIAKYRVDHSIPGNGEDTATIGPTPHTLQELQDTTLGSLLSALMQHCDPPQRRFPLEKGVAPPWWPTGNEEWWPQLGLPKDQGPPPYKKPHDLKKAWKVSVLTAVIKHMSPDISKIRKLVRQSKCLQDKMTAKESATWLAIINQEEALSRKLYPNSCPPVCPDSGFGSYVINDASDYDVEGVDDEPKLEVGECKPFNPSAFGIGPRVSTDELLVHPLVSQIKGEVNETKTNLRLISKRNQPSDELKAKMDQQIYTCEFSQCPYSDHRLGFLDRTSRNNHQLNCPYRSKPIPSQAIGISNFQASNGQQAAFLHSFAQPNPAPSPGTHAPSFNICGLGLPEDGQTIISNLMSFYDTNLQQNSKIAGKLGAPENEQQLLNVHNSMGDSFFTHGASMEGKTHEDTNLPLNQSVFPSMGSQHDQCKGFDSPFEFCLTDGMLDSRFGSPFSVTAAGCNTMDLLPKQDISVWYL, from the coding sequence ATGGGTATCCTCGAAGAAATGGGCTTTTGCAGTAACATCGACTTCTTATCAGTTCATCCCCAGGAGGCTGATACCGAACAGGAAAACGAGGCTGTTATGGAGGAAGACTACAGCGATGAGGAGGTGGATGTTGATGAGCTAGAGAGGAGGATGTGGAGAGACAGGATGCTCTTGAGGCATCTCAAGGAGCAGAGCAAGAACAAAGAAGCTCCGGACAGTGCAAAGCAGCGCCAGTCGCAGGAGCAGGcgcggaggaagaagatgtcGAGGGCTCAAGATGGTATTCTCAAGTACATGCTGAAGATGATGGAAGTCTGTAAAGCTCAGGGCTTTGTGTACGGGATCATTCCTGAGAAGGGCAAGCCGGTGAGCGGTGCCTCGGACAATCTCCGAGCATGGTGGAAGGAAAAAGTGAGGTTCGACCGGAATGGACCCGCAGCGATCGCCAAATACCGGGTGGACCACTCAATCCCCGGGAACGGCGAGGACACGGCCACCATTGGACCCACTCCTCACACCTTGCAAGAACTGCAGGACACCACTCTCGGGTCGCTCTTATCTGCTCTGATGCAGCACTGCGATCCACCGCAGCGGCGATTCCCGCTGGAGAAGGGTGTGGCTCCTCCGTGGTGGCCCACAGGAAACGAGGAGTGGTGGCCCCAGCTGGGCCTACCCAAGGACCAGGGACCTCCACCCTATAAAAAACCTCACGATCTTAAGAAGGCTTGGAAGGTGAGCGTCCTCACGGCTGTTATCAAGCACATGTCGCCAGACATCTCCAAGATCAGGAAGCTCGTTCGTCAGAGTAAATGTCTACAGGATAAGATGACCGCAAAGGAGAGTGCCACGTGGCTCGCAATAATCAATCAGGAAGAAGCTCTGTCCAGGAAATTGTACCCCAATAGCTGCCCGCCTGTGTGTCCAGATAGTGGGTTTGGGTCCTACGTCATCAACGATGCTAGTGATTATGATGTGGAAGGAGTTGATGATGAACCGAAGCTTGAGGTGGGCGAATGCAAGCCTTTTAATCCAAGTGCTTTTGGTATCGGGCCACGGGTGTCTACAGACGAGCTTTTGGTCCATCCACTGGTTTCTCAAATCAAAGGAGAAGTCAATGAAACCAAAACCAATTTGCGGTTAATTTCAAAGAGGAATCAACCATCTGATGAGCTGAAGGCGAAGATGGATCAGCAGATATACACATGCGAGTTTTCTCAATGCCCTTACAGCGATCACCGCCTCGGTTTTCTTGATAGGACGTCGAGAAATAATCACCAGCTGAATTGCCCTTATCGTAGTAAGCCTATTCCTTCCCAGGCCATTGGAATTTCAAACTTCCAAGCGAGCAATGGTCAGCAAGCAGCCTTCCTTCATTCCTTTGCTCAACCTAATCCTGCTCCATCTCCAGGGACTCATGCCCCGTCTTTTAATATATGTGGACTTGGACTTCCTGAAGATGGACAAACGATTATATCCAATCTCATGTCGTTCTATGATACAAACCTTCAACAAAACAGTAAAATTGCGGGGAAACTTGGTGCACCTGAAAATGAGCAACAGTTGCTGAATGTTCATAATAGCATGGGTGATAGCTTCTTCACTCATGGAGCTTCCATGGAAGGCAAAACGCATGAAGACACAAACCTACCCTTGAACCAATCGGTCTTTCCATCGATGGGCAGTCAACATGATCAATGCAAGGGGTTCGATTCTCCGTTCGAATTTTGCCTCACTGACGGGATGCTCGACTCTCGGTTTGGTTCTCCTTTTAGTGTGACAGCGGCTGGCTGCAACACAATGGATTTGCTTCCAAAGCAAGACATCTCTGTTTGGTACCTTTGA